Within Vicia villosa cultivar HV-30 ecotype Madison, WI linkage group LG1, Vvil1.0, whole genome shotgun sequence, the genomic segment tattaatattattattatttttttattattattttgtttattattttaagtataattataattattatgtttattattattattattttgtttactattattgttattattattattattattattattattattattattattattaataatttttaatatagggATAAATTAGTAAAAACATAATTAGGGTTGGATAAATTAGTAAAAacacaattagggtttatgtTTAGAGTTGctaccaaggtgacatgtggctagggttgccatcctGACAACCtaggatttatattaagtagataagaTTCATGATTTCAGTTATCTACTAAATTTCCATACATATTATCATTGATTAGAGATGTTATATCTATTAATTAGTTTTAAGTTACAATACTCATAtcgtttaaaattaataattcacCCTTTTACTCTTCAATGGTGATTATAAAACCAAGTGGATAAATTCGTTCGAATAAACAACAAGTTAgtaaaattaataagaaaaacaatatgattcattattctattttattagtGTTTTTCCTATGTGTTACGTCCTCGTACGCGGCTAATAAAGTTGTCCCAGTAAATGTCATTTGTGGAAGAGCCAAAAATCCTTCATTTTGTTCAAATCTTCTCAATCCAAAATCTGGCGCAGACCTTGTTACTCTTTCACAATACACAATTGATGTGACTCGTGCCGATATGACCAACACGGTGAAATTAATCAATACGTTGATCAAACAAAGTGCAAGTAATGTCAAAGCATCAAACCATTACAATTTGTGTTTGAAATTATTTGTTAACGATGGAGGTGCTCTTTTTGTGCTTGATAACGTTCAAAGAGTTTTGAAGGA encodes:
- the LOC131657953 gene encoding pectinesterase inhibitor 2-like encodes the protein MIHYSILLVFFLCVTSSYAANKVVPVNVICGRAKNPSFCSNLLNPKSGADLVTLSQYTIDVTRADMTNTVKLINTLIKQSASNVKASNHYNLCLKLFVNDGGALFVLDNVQRVLKEGNYHLMNVGANDIAADINRCINDPNFRDTSSLPRSAGKALQDDQVIQTLSTFLMSN